A genome region from Eremothecium gossypii ATCC 10895 chromosome VII, complete sequence includes the following:
- the JSN1 gene encoding Jsn1p (Syntenic homolog of Saccharomyces cerevisiae YJR091C (JSN1) and YPR042C (PUF2)), with product MVEKGSRKAGSAGGSGAGASNVAGTAGGKAHARHSLSKIPEVIDPGITVPIYEEDIVGDQGGTDVDGQPQKLGSYRARAGRFSNTLSNLLPSISAKLHHNRKGGTGKVAPSAADADAGAGSTVVAGEMAGSITPPQDLHNVVSFPEPYGLAQPRTSSESYTYGSGYSGHLQPTVSNPATRTRNNTVSSQITSLSSMGQLGTPSTSNIWTNNGSGPADPISNMLTTQFNPIPLPDFGQSNYYDVITQQQPPQSTNSLNVPSGGNIFWEKRTRSQSNASSIYADALFDTSGMQQAPPTRSRASTFASTTAHQNMLNTPVMSAPLSAGPIVQDEVDPRSLNWVSTDPTVPPINQISHLLPSNTISISNIFPLQQQQPHFSNAVNLTSTSLATLCLNFGKVLSARTLKTVNMAIVEFETVDAAMRAKDALNGKEVSLVGAPSAVFFAKVLPMHQQASTLPPIQTNPNGPQSLLQEQLFSGAVTFHQQNGISIPVFNASGAGSQHHLASQQSQSQSHVTKHPNLTHSFTSLSHTPSEKEHCPFPMPPADIKDQVSLLIDIIRSFGVEHDQDQVQHIVSDAIAYNGTSDTADFGPLPEPLPHREFDAPKLRELRKLMDTDNVSDLEIEQLAVAMLDELPELSSDYLGNTIVQKLFENSSTIIKDIMLRQTSKYLTSMGVHKNGTWACQKMTTMADTPRQMDLVAKGVYKYCTPLFNDQFGNYVIQCVLKFGFPWNNFIFESIVSNFCTIVQNRYGARAVRACLEAHDIITQEQLLVLSAMILLYAEYLATNSNGALLVTWFLDTSSLPNRHSILTEKLLPHIVELCCDRLASLTILKILNFRSDEHAKRVILDTIFGALDSDSGPPQTLYQLLSDTNYGSTFVYKILSTPLLEGEIRNHVIQQVRHVLMEHSGPQHRRLMEEVGFANSSTTGSSGNNSSASSKHRPAVSHVYATDSSGHMRTVSVSSNRSSGSVPRTLTSSQSHSAATSQQSPGSSSTVCGYNYPGTFPTNSGSFSMAADDLATQFDILNINNNAQMPLPQISMNQVNTNTNGYTTHNGTFGY from the coding sequence ATGGTCGAAAAAGGATCCAGGAAAGCTGGGTCTGCGGGAggcagcggcgcggggGCGTCGAACGTGGCGGGGACGGCCGGGGGGAAGGCGCACGCGCGGCATAGCCTGTCGAAGATCCCCGAGGTTATTGATCCGGGCATTACGGTGCCCATCTACGAGGAGGACATTGTCGGGGACCAGGGCGGGACGGACGTAGACGGGCAGCCGCAGAAGCTGGGTTCGTACCGGGCGCGGGCCGGGCGCTTCTCGAACACGCTGTCCAACCTGCTTCCCAGTATCAGCGCGAAGCTGCACCACAACCGGAAGGGCGGGACGGGGAAAGTCGCGCCGTCTGCTGCGGACGCGGACGCGGGAGCCGGGTCTACCGTGGTTGCGGGAGAGATGGCGGGCAGCATCACGCCTCCGCAGGACCTACATAACGTGGTCAGCTTCCCGGAGCCATACGGGCTTGCACAGCCACGCACTTCGAGCGAATCGTATACGTATGGTTCTGGATACAGTGGCCACCTGCAGCCCACAGTCTCCAACCCTGCTACGCGGACTCGGAATAATACTGTATCTTCGCAGATTACTTCGCTTTCAAGCATGGGCCAGCTGGGAACCCCCAGCACGAGCAACATCTGGACCAACAATGGCTCAGGCCCGGCAGATCCAATCAGCAACATGCTCACGACGCAGTTCAACCCGATCCCCCTCCCCGACTTTGGCCAGTCGAACTACTACGACGTAAtcacgcagcagcagcctcCGCAGTCGACGAACTCACTGAATGTGCCCTCCGGGGGTAATATTTTCTGGGAAAAACGTACTCGTTCTCAATCTAATGCTTCTAGCATATACGCAGATGCGCTATTTGATACGTCTGGCATGCAGCAAGCCCCTCCTACGCGTTCTCGGGCCTCCACTTTTGCGTCGACGACTGCACACCAGAATATGCTGAACACACCGGTCATGTCGGCTCCATTGTCCGCCGGTCCCATTGTACAAGATGAAGTTGACCCGAGATCTTTGAACTGGGTTTCCACGGATCCTACCGTGCCTCCAATTAACCAAATTTCGCACCTCCTACCTTCTAATACGATATCCATATCAAATATCTTCCCTCTccaacagcagcagccgcacTTCTCGAACGCTGTTAACCTTACAAGCACTAGTCTTGCGACTTTGTGTTTGAATTTCGGCAAGGTACTCTCGGCTAGAACTCTAAAGACCGTGAATATGGCAATTGTTGAATTTGAGACGGTAGATGCAGCAATGCGGGCAAAAGATGCCCTTAATGGAAAAGAAGTGTCGTTGGTGGGCGCTCCAAGTGCTGTTTTTTTTGCAAAGGTCCTACCCATGCACCAGCAAGCAAGCACTTTGCCGCCTATCCAAACCAACCCTAATGGACCGCAATCTTTATTGCAAGAACAACTCTTTTCCGGTGCTGTTACTTTTCACCAGCAGAATGGTATTTCTATACCTGTGTTCAATGCTAGTGGGGCCGGCAGCCAGCACCATCTAGCATCCCAGCAGTCACAAAGCCAGAGCCATGTTACAAAGCACCCAAATCTAACGCACTCGTTTACATCTCTTTCGCACACTCCTTCGGAAAAGGAGCATTGCCCCTTCCCTATGCCACCAGCAGATATTAAAGATCAGGTATCGTTATTGATTGACATAATAAGGTCCTTTGGTGTTGAACATGACCAGGACCAGGTACAGCATATTGTATCGGATGCTATAGCCTATAATGGTACTAGCGATACTGCTGACTTTGGTCCTCTGCCGGAACCTTTGCCGCACAGAGAGTTTGATGCGCCAAAACTGAGAGAGCTCCGGAAGCTAATGGATACAGACAACGTTTCAGATCTTGAGATTGAGCAGCTTGCTGTTGCCATGTTGGATGAATTGCCTGAACTAAGTTCCGACTATCTGGGTAATACCATTGTTCAGAAATTATTCGAGAACTCGTCCACCATCATAAAGGACATAATGTTGCGGCAAACTAGCAAGTACTTAACTTCGATGGGTGTGCACAAGAACGGCACATGGGCTTGTCAAAAGATGACCACTATGGCAGATACACCAAGGCAGATGGACCTTGTAGCCAAGGGGGTTTACAAATACTGTACGCCGCTATTTAATGATCAATTCGGCAATTACGTTATCCAATGTGTCCTGAAGTTTGGCTTCCCGTGGAACAATTTCATCTTCGAGAGCATTGTATCCAACTTCTGTACTATTGTCCAGAACAGATATGGTGCCCGCGCGGTAAGAGCTTGCTTGGAGGCACACGATATAATCACGCAGGAACAGCTACTCGTCTTAAGTGCAATGATTCTTTTGTATGCGGAGTATCTGGCCACCAATAGTAATGGTGCGCTGTTGGTGACGTGGTTCCTAGATACATCCTCTTTGCCAAACAGGCATTCAATTTTGACGGAAAAGCTCCTTCCACATATCGTTGAACTATGCTGCGACAGGTTGGCATCTTTGACCATCCTGAAAATCCTCAACTTCAGGAGTGACGAGCATGCTAAACGTGTTATCCTCGACACCATATTTGGAGCATTGGATTCCGATAGTGGGCCGCCACAAACACTATACCAGTTGCTCAGCGATACCAACTATGGGTCCACGTTCGTCTATAAAATACTCTCAACGCCTCTACTCGAGGGAGAGATAAGAAACCATGTGATACAGCAAGTGCGTCATGTTCTGATGGAGCATAGTGGCCCCCAACATCGCCGTCTCATGGAGGAAGTCGGGTTCGCCAACTCCAGCACCACAGGCTCATCTGGAAATAACAGCTCGGCCTCCTCTAAGCATCGCCCCGCGGTCTCCCACGTCTACGCAACCGATTCATCAGGGCATATGCGCACCGTTTCGGTTAGCAGCAACCGCAGTTCCGGCTCAGTTCCGAGGACCTTGACCAGCAGCCAGTCCCATTCGGCCGCTACCTCCCAACAGTCCCCTGGCTCTAGTAGCACTGTCTGTGGGTACAACTACCCTGGCACGTTCCCGACCAACTCCGGCTCCTTCTCCATGGCAGCAGATGACCTCGCAACCCAGTTCGACATCCTGAATATTAACAATAATGCGCAAATGCCGTTGCCTCAAATCAGCATGAACCAGGTGAACACTAATACTAATGGATACACAACGCACAACGGGACATTTGGTTACTAG
- the MAM1 gene encoding Mam1p (Syntenic homolog of Saccharomyces cerevisiae YER106W (MAM1)), which yields MEKRPYKRALKQFDVNVQRKRSLRNKNSFMNDSSSVTSPYENDERNKENKVPSGREIVRPTLFENSPTTDGNLTEEINECIDKRCADRSGGSRLTKDALVELQLLIREFEVQQFAECKHAFCQQGLGIDNLCQCRTNFLFELEFFEGRDKIEAGNLRRQCYCKRIYTAIDSSWHVSPADDSAEQWEGLEWLLLPKIEPRSVATAELHGNRVCPDEGVVRQKSLPATVLQIRSSHRVFDESVDLSEIFKQWSSSSSVSNWDPPNDSFEHCPSAQAKCALKKRILRPSDIVFPK from the coding sequence ATGGAGAAAAGACCTTATAAGAGGGCGTTGAAACAATTTGACGTGAACGTGCAGCGCAAGCGCAGCCTCCGGAATAAAAACAGCTTTATGAATGATTCATCATCAGTCACCTCGCCCTACGAAAACGACGAGCGGAACAAGGAGAACAAGGTGCCTTCAGGCAGGGAGATAGTGCGCCCGACGCTTTTCGAGAATTCGCCGACGACAGACGGCAACCTAACAGAGGAGATCAACGAATGCATCGACAAACGGTGCGCCGACCGCTCCGGAGGCAGCAGGCTTACCAAGGATGCGCTCGTGGAGCTACAGCTCTTGATCCGCGAATTCGAGGTGCAGCAGTTTGCAGAGTGCAAGCATGCGTTCTGCCAACAGGGGCTGGGCATAGACAATTTATGCCAGTGCCGCACGAACTTCCTCTTCGAGTTGGAGTTCTTCGAGGGCCGGGATAAAATTGAGGCAGGCAACCTGCGGAGACAATGCTACTGTAAGCGGATCTACACTGCCATTGATAGCTCATGGCACGTGTCGCCGGCCGATGACTCTGCAGAGCAGTGGGAAGGTCTTGAATGGCTGCTTTTACCAAAGATCGAGCCCCGTAGCGTTGCCACCGCGGAGTTGCATGGCAACAGAGTGTGTCCAGATGAAGGTGTGGTGCGTCAGAAGAGCCTGCCCGCTACCGTCCTCCAGATAAGATCCAGCCACCGGGTTTTCGATGAGTCTGTCGACCTGAGCGAAATCTTTAAGCAGTGgtcctcgtcgtcatcCGTGTCGAATTGGGATCCTCCGAACGACAGCTTTGAACATTGTCCTTCAGCCCAGGCCAAGTGTGCGCTGAAAAAGCGCATCCTAAGGCCGTCTGACATTGTATTTCCAAAATGA
- the PET112 gene encoding glutamyl-tRNA(Gln) amidotransferase subunit PET112 (Syntenic homolog of Saccharomyces cerevisiae YBL080C (PET112)), whose protein sequence is MLRVHRLYSTRGAAEVLHAAPKYALRCGLEIHTQLNTRNKLFSLSTNDPFQAAATPNYHTSFFDISLPGTQPRLNYEAVLYAIKLSLALDCRVNLKSQFDRKHYFYGDQPLGYQITQHYNPIAKDGKLCLYGAYDNIPEDEKTIGIIQLQLEQDTGRSLYKDTDGMTLIDLNRSNVPLVEMVTQPDFTDVKQVRAFVKKYQNLVRHLNISTGDLETGAMRVDVNMSVNGHARVELKNLPNTSSITNAIRYEYQRQVDIIRSGQADKMLKDVETRGWTGSATIKLRSKESTIDYRYMPDPEIPVLLLEPEVVHRVATALPELPDQTLRKLMAEPYNLSLKDAKILTTNSNSHGNFYTHHDLRNYFMKTFQLFTAKTGASNSKLPANWIIHELLGIINKLEIPLPKILQLLPASHFAEFLALIHDNELSKSSAKLLLFHIINDFKESHCSNLALPDFRLLIEQYNLNPLNEVEEHALTELCQYVLRELNDDALVADLVSGKKKNALKFLLGKGMRLSQGKVDPALLEGAFKSVLGIKW, encoded by the coding sequence ATGCTTCGGGTCCACAGACTGTATTCTACCAGAGGAGCGGCCGAGGTGTTACATGCTGCCCCAAAATATGCGCTTAGATGTGGTCTCGAAATCCATACGCAACTGAATACAAGAAATAAGTTGTTCTCACTCTCCACTAATGACCCGTTCCAAGCAGCCGCAACGCCTAATTATCACACTTCATTTTTTGATATCTCGCTGCCAGGCACACAGCCGCGGCTGAATTATGAGGCTGTCTTGTATGCGATTAAGCTGTCCCTGGCCCTGGATTGCCGCGTGAACCTGAAATCCCAGTTCGACCGAAAACACTACTTTTACGGCGACCAGCCGCTGGGCTACCAGATTACACAGCACTATAATCCCATTGCGAAAGACGGGAAGCTCTGTCTGTATGGTGCATATGATAACATTCCCGAAGACGAAAAAACGATTGGTATCATCCAGTTGCAGTTGGAACAAGACACCGGGCGCTCCTTGTATAAAGACACGGATGGCATGACGTTAATTGATCTAAATCGTTCGAATGTACCGTTGGTTGAGATGGTCACACAGCCTGATTTCACAGATGTGAAGCAGGTCAGGGCTTTTGTCAAGAAATACCAAAATCTGGTCAGGCACCTGAATATCTCCACGGGTGACCTGGAAACGGGCGCAATGAGGGTTGATGTTAATATGTCCGTTAATGGACATGCACGTGTGGAGCTGAAAAACCTCCCGAATACAAGCTCAATCACAAACGCGATAAGGTATGAGTATCAACGTCAAGTTGATATTATCCGCAGTGGGCAAGCAGACAAAATGTTAAAAGATGTTGAAACTCGTGGATGGACCGGTTCGGCGACAATTAAGCTAAGAAGTAAGGAGAGTACCATTGATTATCGATACATGCCGGATCCGGAAATCCCAGTTCTGTTGCTGGAGCCTGAGGTAGTACATAGAGTGGCGACGGCGCTCCCAGAGCTGCCCGATCAAACATTGAGAAAGTTGATGGCAGAACCTTACAACTTATCTCTGAAGGATGCGAAGATATTGACCACTAACAGTAATAGTCACGGAAATTTCTACACTCATCACGACCTGCGGAATTACTTTATGAAAACCTTCCAGTTATTTACTGCAAAAACTGGCGCGTCCAACAGTAAGCTTCCTGCCAATTGGATCATTCATGAGTTGCTGGGAATTATTAACAAGTTGGAGATTCCTCTACCAAAAATCCTGCAACTTCTACCTGCATCTCATTTTGCAGAATTTTTGGCTTTGATACACGATAATGAACTTTCAAAATCTAGCGCTAAATTGCTCCTTTTCCATATCATTAATGACTTCAAGGAAAGTCATTGTTCAAACTTGGCTTTGCCTGATTTCCGTCTTCTAATCGAACAGTATAACCTGAATCCCCTAAACGAAGTTGAAGAACATGCTTTGACTGAACTTTGTCAGTATGTGCTGCGTGAATTGAACGACGACGCGCTCGTGGCCGATCTTGTCTCTGGAAAGAAAAAGAATGCCTTGAAATTTCTACTTGGGAAAGGTATGCGCCTATCCCAAGGTAAAGTGGATCCCGCCTTGCTAGAAGGAGCCTTCAAGAGTGTCCTTGGAATCAAGTGGTAG
- a CDS encoding uncharacterized protein (Syntenic homolog of Saccharomyces cerevisiae YBL081W) — MPGQIVSIPFISQIEDMDKYLLEYRALKSMPAGAGFGQGGTFRQGNRGPVGGRKRAGGYEKRFQVGAGKYGGQPLAGGLQQGYPAATYPQVFYGGKLGSGGSSGSLPLMAQQASAQAFLASSSSSGSTSPPRLQSTISGSSTINSLGSDFGEYPSMVNELSKQYDSIGFGQGSGGSPGVSNFNIGSPFTQSSTPLVSTAATNGEFMHALPSSLLGDTSVNSNISLLAGTRSLSTSVFLSNQYPSSSSQSAFTMLPGSSSTWGTSQTVATGTTGANQSNSSSTSGSLRIWNNDMSVWG, encoded by the coding sequence ATGCCGGGCCAGATTGTGAGTATACCGTTCATCTCGCAGATCGAGGATATGGATAAATATCTGCTTGAGTATCGTGCGCTGAAGAGTATGCCTGCGGGCGCTGGGTTTGGCCAGGGCGGGACTTTCCGTCAAGGAAACCGGGGCCCAGTGGGTGGCCGTAAACGGGCTGGGGGATACGAAAAACGCTTCCAGGTGGGAGCTGGGAAGTACGGGGGGCAGCCACTGGCGGGTGGACTGCAGCAGGGATATCCTGCCGCAACTTACCCTCAGGTATTCTACGGAGGAAAGCTTGGTAGCGGCGGAAGCAGCGGGTCGCTGCCGCTGATGGCGCAGCAGGCGTCGGCGCAGGCATTCCTCGCATCAAGCTCTTCCTCGGGTTCGACGTCACCGCCGCGGCTGCAGTCCACAATAAGCGGTAGTTCAACGATTAACTCACTCGGCAGCGACTTCGGAGAATACCCCTCTATGGTGAATGAGCTCAGTAAACAGTATGACTCTATCGGTTTCGGGCAGGGTTCTGGTGGAAGCCCCGGTGTGAGCAACTTTAACATTGGCTCACCGTTCACTCAATCGAGCACACCACTCGTTTCGACGGCGGCAACAAATGGCGAATTCATGCATGCGCTGCCTTCCTCGCTCCTGGGCGATACGTCGGTAAACAGCAATATTTCATTGCTAGCAGGCACTAGGTCCCTTTCAACGTCGGTATTTCTGTCGAATCAGTACCCATCTTCCTCCAGCCAGTCCGCCTTCACCATGCTACCTGGTAGCAGCTCTACTTGGGGTACATCGCAGACCGTTGCTACAGGCACAACGGGCGCCAATCAGTCGAACTCTTCGAGCACTTCTGGTTCTCTCCGTATCTGGAATAATGACATGAGCGTTTGGGGATAG
- the GLE2 gene encoding RNA export factor GLE2 (Syntenic homolog of Saccharomyces cerevisiae YER107C (GLE2)) — protein sequence MSLYRPTGSASTSSAMATDKELSNDITINNPANDSVSDIAFSPQQDFLFSVAAWDNTVRIWDVQNGMTQGRAQYEHQAPVLTTRWSSDGTKVASGGCDNILKLYDVASGQAQQIGSHDSAVRALRFVQCGPSNQECIVTGSWDKTIKYWDMRQPQPISTVAMPERVYALDSKQKLLVVGTAERHIVVIDLNNPAQVFRTSMSPLKWQTRTVACYIEGNGFAIGSVEGRCAIQYVDEQEQRKNGFSFKCHRQQQPASGRASSESLVYPVNSIVFHPQYGTFATAGGDGSCNFWDKNQRHRLKGFPSMNASIPVCNFNRNGSVFAYALSYDWHQGYMANRPDYPNVIRLHATTDDEVKEKKKR from the coding sequence ATGTCATTATATCGTCCTACGGGCTCTGCTAGCACATCATCGGCGATGGCAACAGACAAGGAACTCTCCAACGATATAACGATCAACAATCCGGCTAACGACTCGGTATCTGACATCGCATTCTCGCCACAACAAGACTTCCTGTTCAGCGTTGCCGCGTGGGACAATACAGTGCGCATCTGGGACGTGCAGAATGGTATGACGCAAGGTCGTGCGCAGTACGAACACCAGGCGCCTGTGCTGACGACCCGATGGTCATCTGACGGGACCAAGGTAGCCTCTGGGGGCTGCGATAACATACTTAAGCTGTACGACGTGGCGAGCGGGCAGGCGCAACAGATAGGCAGTCATGACTCGGCCGTGCGCGCCCTGCGGTTTGTGCAGTGCGGGCCGTCCAACCAGGAATGCATCGTCACGGGCTCGTGGGACAAGACCATCAAGTACTGGGACATGCGCCAGCCACAGCCGATCTCCACGGTCGCGATGCCGGAGCGCGTGTACGCACTGGACAGCAAACAGAAACTGCTCGTAGTCGGCACAGCTGAGCGCCACATTGTCGTCATTGACCTGAACAACCCGGCGCAGGTCTTCCGCACCTCCATGTCGCCGCTCAAGTGGCAGACTCGCACGGTCGCCTGCTATATCGAGGGCAATGGTTTTGCCATTGGTTCCGTGGAGGGCCGCTGCGCCATCCAGTACGTCGACGAGCAAGAGCAGCGCAAAAATGGGTTCTCCTTCAAGTGTcatcgccagcagcagcccgcATCTGGCCGCGCCTCCTCCGAGTCCCTCGTTTACCCGGTCAACAGCATTGTCTTCCACCCGCAGTATGGCACCTTCGCCACGGCTGGCGGCGATGGCTCCTGCAATTTCTGGGATAAGAACCAACGCCATCGCCTCAAGGGCTTCCCGTCAATGAATGCGTCCATTCCTGTTTGTAACTTCAACAGAAACGGTTCGGTCTTTGCATACGCCCTAAGCTACGATTGGCACCAGGGCTACATGGCCAACCGACCAGATTATCCAAATGTTATCCGCCTCCATGCTACCACCGATGATGAGGTTAAGGAGAAAAAGAAGCGCTGA
- a CDS encoding LisH domain-containing protein (Syntenic homolog of Saccharomyces cerevisiae YER109C (FLO8)) codes for MVENKQLLNSYIYDFLIKSSLEETAELFKQEAGVPDGQPDMDAPHGFLYEWWQIFWDIFNARTHRGGSDLAQQYFQMQLYKQRQEHAYRGIAMHAARVQRKAEQRGEYAQEMFDPVLFSMMAMNSQSAGLRGGSQQAAHAVRSAPYAAPGPHTPQQGMTAHYAGGMASAVGQPSGKVPPVVAGPASYYDHTTLSPHQMMGGLAQVPGGMISRPEQLDGQRQGDPQPTPTMTVSPSGTMGQGQGQHHGPIFQNQPALYPYNVAGTMYPMQQQSPMAQPFVHSQVMPMSMSSGAATPVGRPASATSANPPTQRRRKRSQQQAQQQAQQQAQQQAQQQAQQQAQQQAQQQAQQQAQQQAQQQAQQQAQQQAQQQAQQQAQQQAQQQAQQHAQQHAQQHAQQQAQQQAQQQAQHQAQQQAQRQAQHQVQHQVQQHAQHAQHQAQQHAQHPMQPHVQQQHSHFPQQQHHRHSQQLPMSHLQHSQSQLQQRSQIHHAPPHQQVSYPPQPLKQQRHASLPQLPEAQNLYAQHHPIQQDSQAQDRPDSRHSSMDKDFTNADGLHNYRRQLILLERENKKAISAPPRDVQSASSTPLTSPQVLHRFNHSMLPPSSVISPQTSGSPNPVAMQMSAMTGSIGIVGAPTAATQSSAGATAVKKRKYTRRKVDSTKRSLSEPNSPATPITPFTSSTLTLASTLTTVTEHPQHELSSALLEEDERKKKRPRKSLSVHPTPPFSTDSLMETVPSGNANIKKNSHASSVTAAVSGAVSGAVSMNKLRMNGKKAMGVPSNKKAPAPSGTVQYAAPPGVITAAAPFAAVPTAEDLLSGSSASTESVAHMLPLGPNSSGLSPSHGTGLDTLHDDPTLSGDVPFQFDQEDADLLASVKKPIDVDVINSAISTDTANPGSAAGSLAASVTNPKDQDTFNLDFSDPNSNYNDFNFFQFSWR; via the coding sequence ATGGTGGAGAACAAACAGCTACTGAATTCGTACATATACGATTTCCTAATAAAATCATCGCTCGAAGAAACGGCCGAGCTGTTCAAGCAGGAGGCGGGCGTGCCGGATGGGCAGCCGGACATGGACGCGCCGCACGGGTTTCTGTACGAGTGGTGGCAGATCTTCTGGGACATCTTCAACGCTCGGACCCACCGGGGGGGCTCGGACCTGGCGCAGCAATACTTCCAGATGCAGCTGTACAAACAGCGGCAGGAGCATGCGTACCGGGGGATTGCGATGCACGCGGCACGCGTGCAGCGGAAGGCGGAGCAGCGCGGAGAGTATGCGCAGGAGATGTTCGACCCGGTGCTGTTTTCGATGATGGCGATGAACTCACAAAGCGCGGGCCTGCGGGGCGGCAGCCAGCAGGCGGCGCACGCGGTGCGCAGCGCTCCATACGCCGCGCCTGGGCCGCACACGCCGCAGCAGGGCATGACGGCGCACTACGCGGGGGGGATGGCCAGCGCAGTCGGGCAGCCTTCTGGTAAGGTGCCCCCGGTGGTGGCCGGCCCGGCGTCGTACTACGACCACACAACGCTCTCTCCGCACCAGATGATGGGGGGGCTTGCACAAGTCCCAGGCGGTATGATTTCGCGACcggagcagctggacgGGCAGCGCCAGGGAGATCCGCAGCCAACTCCAACGATGACCGTGTCGCCTAGTGGCACTATGGGCCAGGGTCAGGGTCAGCATCACGGGCCGATATTCCAGAATCAGCCGGCTCTGTATCCCTACAACGTTGCAGGCACCATGTATCCAATGCAGCAGCAATCGCCAATGGCGCAGCCTTTTGTGCATTCCCAGGTGATGCCAATGTCGATGTCTTCTGGTGCGGCGACGCCAGTTGGCCGACCCGCCTCGGCCACCTCCGCCAACCCTCCCACACAGCGTAGACGCAAGAGgtcgcagcagcaggctcagcagcaggctcagcagcaggctcagcagcaggctcagcagcaggctcagcagcaggctcagcagcaggctcagcagcaggctcagcagcaggctcagcagcaggctcagcagcaggcccagcagcaggcccagcagcaggcccAGCAGCAAGCTCAACAGCAGGCTCAACAGCAggctcagcagcaggctcaGCAGCACGCCCAACAGCACGCCCAGCAGCACGCTCAACAGCAGGCTCAACAGCAggcccagcagcaggcccagcatcaagcccagcagcaggcccAGCGGCAAGCCCAGCATCAAGTCCAGCATCAAGTCCAACAGCATGCCCAGCATGCCCAGCATCAAGCTCAACAGCATGCCCAGCATCCAATGCAACCGCACGTCCAGCAGCAACACTCGCATTTCCCCCAGCAACAACACCACCGCCACTCACAACAGCTACCAATGTCGCACCTTCAACATTCTCAGTCACAGTTACAGCAGCGATCACAAATACACCATGCACCTCCTCATCAACAGGTATCGTATCCACCGCAACCTTTAAAGCAGCAGCGACATGCGTCCCTTCCACAGCTTCCCGAGGCTCAGAACCTGTATGCACAGCACCATCCTATACAGCAGGATTCACAAGCGCAGGATAGACCGGACTCACGACATTCTAGTATGGACAAAGACTTTACCAACGCTGACGGCTTGCATAACTACCGCAGGCAGCTAATATTACTAGAGAGGGAAAACAAAAAGGCAATTTCTGCTCCTCCGCGGGACGTCCAGTCTGCCTCGAGCACGCCGCTCACCAGCCCACAGGTGCTCCATCGCTTCAACCACAGCATGTTACCACCGTCTTCCGTGATATCCCCACAGACCAGCGGTAGTCCCAACCCCGTAGCCATGCAAATGTCTGCGATGACGGGAAGTATCGGTATTGTGGGCGCACCAACAGCAGCTACCCAGAGCTCCGCGGGAGCAACTGCTGTAAAGAAAAGAAAGTACACTAGGCGAAAGGTTGATAGCACGAAAAGGTCCCTATCGGAGCCTAATTCTCCTGCAACACCGATAACTCCCTTCACAAGCAGTACACTGACATTAGCAAGCACCTTAACCACCGTCACCGAGCATCCGCAGCACGAATTAAGCTCTGCGTTGCTTGAGGAGGATGAGCGCAAGAAAAAGAGGCCTAGAAAGTCACTGTCAGTTCATCCCACTCCGCCGTTTTCCACCGATAGCCTGATGGAAACTGTCCCTTCGGGTAATGCTAACATAAAGAAGAACTCTCATGCATCTTCCGTAACGGCTGCAGTTTCCGGTGCAGTTTCCGGTGCAGTTTCTATGAACAAACTAAGGATGAACGGAAAGAAAGCTATGGGTGTACCCTCCAACAAAAAGGCACCAGCTCCATCTGGCACTGTGCAGTATGCGGCCCCCCCGGGCGTCATCACTGCCGCAGCACCCTTTGCTGCTGTTCCCACGGCCGAGGATCTGCTCAGCGGCAGCAGTGCAAGCACTGAATCCGTTGCACACATGCTGCCATTGGGGCCTAACAGCAGCGGACTCAGTCCCAGCCATGGTACCGGCCTGGACACTCTCCACGACGACCCTACCCTAAGCGGCGATGTGCCCTTCCAGTTCGATCAGGAGGATGCCGACCTGCTCGCATCCGTTAAAAAACCCATCGATGTTGACGTCATCAACTCGGCCATCAGCACCGACACCGCCAACCCTGGGTCCGCCGCGGGCTCGCTTGCGGCCAGCGTCACAAACCCGAAGGACCAAGACACTTTCAATCTCGACTTTTCCGATCCAAATTCCAATTATAATGACTTCAACTTCTTCCAGTTCAGCTGGCGCTGA